The sequence below is a genomic window from Streptomyces sp. NBC_00582.
TGCCGATCTCCGCCGCCCGTGGTGCGCCACCGAACACATAGTGGTCGGGACGGGCCAGCACCGCATCGCATCCGTGCGACCGCAGCCAAGTGGCGAGGAGGGGCACCTCCTCCTGGTATGTGCCGGGGGGCACCGGGCCGTCGAGCCGCCGCAGAGGTACGAGCCGGATCGGGAACCCTCCCTCGGCCTCGTGCGCGCGCAGAGCCGACTCCGCGGCGCGGACATCGGCGTCCTCGGCGAGCACCAGCCGGAAGGCGTCGCCGGTGAACTCGTCCAGCAGCCCGCTTGCTCCCCGGCTGTCGGTGACGCGCGGCTGGGGAAGGATCCCGCCCCGTGCGGGGGAACCGTCGGGCGACAGGAAGCCCGCGCGGAGACCCGGGATGAGGGACTGGCGGACGGTGCCCCCGGGCCGGGCCGCCAGTTCGTCCAGCAGCGCCGCGTCACGCGATGCCGCGGCCGTCTCGTCCCGCTCGCAGATGATCCGCCCGAACTCCTTCGCCGTGGCCGTCACCTGGAGCACATGCGGCTCGCGCTCCCGCTGATAGGTGTCGAGCAGCCCGTCACCGGCACCCCCGTGCCGGTGGGCGGCCAGCTTCCACACGAGGTTGGAGGCGTCGCGGATCCCCTGGCACATGCCCTGCGCGAGGAACGGCGGTGTCATATGGGCGGCGTCCCCGAGGAAGAACAGCCGCCCGGCACGCCACTGTCTGAGCACCAGGGCGTGGAAGCGGTAGGCCGACGCCCGCCACAGGTCGTAGTCACCGGGATCCAGCCATCGGGACAGCAGCTCACGGACGACCCGCGGCTCGGTCATCTCGCGCGGATCCTCGTCCTTGTTGATCATCAGCTCCCAGCGGCGGAGACGGCCGGGCCCCACCACAAAGGTGCTGGGCCGGGCCGGCTCGCAGTACTGGACGTTGGTCCCCGGCAGGTCCTCGCCCGCGCCGGGGTGCAGGAGGACGTCCACCACCAGCCACGGTTCGTCGAACTCCAGGTCGCGCAGGGGCAGCCCCGCGCGGGTCCGGATCCCGCTGCTCCCGCCGTCGCACGCCAGCACATACCGCGTACGGACCGTGCGCCGGCGCCCCGCCCCGTCCACCGTCTCGACGGTCGCGCCCCCGGCGTCGGTCCGCACGCCGGTCACCGCGGTGCCGAGCCGGACCTCGACCCCGGCCACCCCTGCGAGGCGCTGACGCAGGGCCTTCTCCAGCTCCGGCTGGAGGAAGACGTAGTTGGGCGCCCAGCCCAGCGGGTGGGGCGGCGGCGCGGTGTCGATCCGTTTGATGACCTGCCCGTGGCGGTTGCGGTACTCCGACGGGCGGTACGGCATCACATGCGGCGCGAGCGCGTCGGCCAGGCCGAGGCCTCCGAACGTGCGCATGGCCTCCTGGTCGAACCCGATGGCACGGGGCCGAGGCTCGACAGCCGTGGCCCGGTCGAACGCCACCGCGGTCAGTCCGTGGGCGCCGGCCAGATTCGCCGCCGTGGCACCGACCGGGCCGAGTCCCACGATCGCCACGTCGGCGTCGAATGCGTCTGTCACACGAGCCCCCCACTGCACCGCAGAGACCGTCTCGAGCTGCTGAACCGCTCGCAGCGTATTTGTATGAACCTTGACAGTCAAGGGTCGATCGAAATCGGGGCCGCCCGGGGACGGCCGCGCACCCCCACCCTGCGGTAAATTAGTAGGACGTCCTAGTATCTCGGGGTCGGCGTACCCCTGACCCGTCCGGGAAGGCCCCCATGAGCGACATGCACCGCCCCGAACACCCCGTCCGTCTCGTCACGGCATCGGCCCTGTTCGACGGGCACGACGCCTCGATCAACATCATGCGCCGGATCTTCCAGTCCCAGGGCGCGGAGGTGATCCATCTCGGCCACAACCGGTCGGTGCAGGAGGTCGTGGACGCGGCGCTGGAGGAGGACGCCCACGGTGTGGCGGTCTCGTCGTACCAGGGCGGCCATGTGGAGTACTTCGAGTACCTCGTCGAGTCGCTGCGGGCCCAGGGCGCGGAGCATGTGCGGGTGGTCGGCGGCGGCGGAGGTGTGATCGTCCCCGAGGAGATCGCCCGGCTGCGCGGGAGCGGGGTGACGATCTTCTCCCCGGAGGACGGGCAGCGGATGGGGCTGGCCGGGATGGTCAACTCGGTGGTCAGGGACTGTGACTTCGACCTGTGGGACGGCGGCCCGGCCGAGGTGTCGGCGGTTCTCGCGGGGGAGCGTTTCGCGGTCGCCCGGGCGATCACGGGCGCCGAGCTGGGCAAGCTGCCGGACGGCTTCCTGGCCCAGGTGCGGGCCGCGGCGGCCGGACGGACGGTGCCGGTGCTGGGCATCACGGGCACGGGTGGTTCCGGCAAGTCGTCGCTGACCGACGAGCTGGTGCGCCGGTTCCGGGTGGACCAGCAGGACAAGCTGCGCATCGCGGTGATCGCCGTCGACCCGACCCGCCGCCGCGGCGGCGGCGCCCTGCTCGGCGACCGCATCCGGATGAACTCCCTGGACGGCAACCGGGTGTTCTTCCGCAGCCTGGCCACCCGGGGCAGCCACGAACTGCCCGAGCACCTGTCCGACGTGATCGACGTGGTGAAGGCGGCCGGGTTCGACCTGGTGGTCGTGGAGACGCCCGGCATCGGCCAGGGCGACGCGGCGATCGTGCCGTTCGTGGACACCTCGATGTATGTGATGACGCCGGAGTTCGGCGCCGCCTCACAGCTGGAGAAGATCGACATGCTCGACTTCGCCGACGTCGTGGCGATCAACAAGTTCGAGCGGCGCGGTGCCAAGGACGCCCTGCGGGACGTGGGCCGGCAACTCGTCCGCAACCGGGAGGCGTTCGGCAAGCGGCCCGAGGACATGCCGGTCTACGGCACCTCGGCGGCCACGTTCAACGACGACGGGGTCACCGCGCTCTACCAGCACCTCAGGACGGTCCTCGCGGAGGAGGGGCTGCCGCTGGTCCAGGGCGCTCTCGCACCGGTCGAGGTGCGGCACTCCTCCGGCATCCGCCAGGTGGTCCCGGCGGAGCGGGTGCGCTACCTCGCCGAGATCACCGACACGGTCCGCGCCTACCACGCCGAGACCGGCGAGCTGGCCGAGGCGGCCCGGCGGGTGCAGCGCCTGGAGACGGTCGCGGGTGAACTCGCCGCGGCCGGCTCCGACGCCGCGAACGTGGAGTCGCTGCTCGACGGCGCGCGCCGTGACCTCCCGCGCGAGATCACCGAGCAGATCGCGAACTGGCCCGCCGTCGTCGCCGCCTACTCGGGCGACGAGCAGGTCGTGAGGATCCGCGACAAGGAGATCCGCACCAGCCTCACCCGCGAGTCCCTCTCCGGCAACAAGGTCCCCCGGGTCGCCCTGCCCCGCTTCACCGACCACGGCGAACTCGTGCGCTTCTGGCGCGCGGAGAACCTCCCCGGGTTCTTCCCCTTCACCGCCGGCGTGTTCCCGTTCAAGCGGGACGGGGAGGACCCGGCGCGGATGTTCGCCGGCGAGGGCGACCCGTTCCGCACCAACCGGCGCTTCAAACTGCTCTCCGAGGGACAGCCCGCCACCCGGCTGTCCACCGCCTTCGACTCCGTCACCCTCTACGGCCGTGACCCGGACGAGCGCCCCGACATCTACGGCAAGGTCGGCACCTCCGGCGTCTCGGTGGCCACCCTCGACGACATGAAGGCCCTCTACGACGGCTTCGACCTGGTCGCCCCGACGACCTCGGTGTCGATGACGATCAACGGGCCCGCGCCGACGATCCTCGCGTTCTTCCTGAACACCGCGATCGACCAGCAGCTCGACCGTTTCCGTACCGCCGAGGGCCGTGACCCGTCACCGCAGGAGGCGGCCGCGCTGAGGGCCGGGGCGCTGGCGAACGTGCGGGGCACGGTGCAGGCGGACATCCTCAAGGAGGACCAGGGCCAGAACACCTGCCTGTTCTCCACCGAGTTCAGCCTGCGGATGATGGCCGACATCCAGGAGTGGTTCATCCAGCAGAAGGTCCGCAACTTCTACTCGGTGTCCATCTCCGGCTACCACATCGCCGAAGCCGGCGCGAACCCCATCAGCCAGCTGGCCTTCACCCTCGCCAACGGCTTCACCTACGTCGAGGCCTACCTCGCCCGGGGCATGCGCATCGACGACTTCGCGCCCAACCTCTCCTTCTTCTTCTCCAACGGCATGGACCCCGAGTACTCGGTGCTGGGCCGGGTCGCCCGCCGGATCTGGGCGGTGGCGATGAAGGAGAAGTACGGCGCGAACGAGCGCTCCCAGAAGCTGAAGTACCACGTCCAGACCTCCGGACGCTCCCTGCACGCCCAGGAGATGGACTTCAACGACATCCGCACCACCCTGCAGGCGCTCATCGCGATCTACGACAACTGCAACAGCCTGCACACCAACGCCTACGACGAGGCCGTCACCACCCCCACCGAGGAATCCGTCCGCCGTGCCCTGGCGATCCAGCTGATCATCAACCGGGAGTGGGGCCTGGCGATGAACGAGAACCCCCTCCAGGGCTCGTTCATCATCGACGAGCTGACCGACCTGGTGGAGGAGGCGGTGCTCCAGGAGTTCGAGCGGATCAACGAACGCGGCGGGGTGCTCGGCGCGATGGAGACCGGCTACCAGCGCGGCCGTATCCAGGACGAGTCGATGCTGTACGAGCAGCGCAAGCACGACGGCACCCTGCCCCTGATCGGCGTCAACACCTTCCGCAACCCGCACGCCGACACCGCCGAACCGGGCGTCGTCGAACTCGCCCGCGCCACCGAGCAGGAGAAGCACTCCCAGCTCGAGCGGGTCCGCGACTACCAGGCCGGACACCGCGAGCAGGCGCACGAGGCCCTGGCCGCCCTGAAGGACGCGGCGGTGGGCGGGGACAACGTCTTCGCGGTCCTCATGGACGCCGCCCGGGTCTGCTCGCTCCAGCAGATCACGGACGCCTTCTTCGAGGTCGGAGGCCAGTACCGCCGCAACGTCTGACCCGGGCTCAGGCCCGCCCCCCGGGAGCCGGCGCACGCCGTCCGCGACCCGGGGAGGACGTCGGCCGGGGCGTCGATCCGGGCGCCTGCGGGAGCTGCGCCCAGCCGAGGACAGTCGGCACAAGCGGCCGTCGGGCTAGACTATGACGGGCGTTATAGCCAAGTGGGACAGGGGCCGGAGCGTGCGGCCGGAGGGGAGTGCGGGCGTGGCCAAGTCCAGTGCGCCGTCGCGGGAACGCATCGTGGCCGGCGCCGCCGACCTGATCAGCAGGCGTGGCCTGAACGCCGCGAGCATCCGGGAGGTGGCCAAGCACGCCAAGGCGCCGCTGGGCTCGACGTACCACTACTTCCCCGAGGGCAAGCAACAACTCGCGACCGAGGCGGTGCGCCACGGCGGTGACGCGGTCGCCCGCCTCCTGCGCAAGGAGTTGGAGGCGGGCCCGGTCGCCGGGCTGAGGGCCTTTCTGGGGCTGTGGCGCGGCGTCGTCGTCCAGAGCGACTTCCGCGCCGGGTGCCCCGTGCTGGCCGTGTCCGTGGAGGAGCCGTCGGACGCCGAGCCGCCGCCGGCCCTCGTCGCCGCGGCCGAGGCCTTCGACACCTGGCAGCGGCTGCTCACCGAGGCGCTGTGCGAGCAGGGCGTCGACCCCGGGCGGGCGCCGGAAATCGCGGCTCTGGTGGTGGCCGCCGTCGAGGGGGCCATCGCCATGTGCCGCGCCCAGCGCGATACCCAGCCCCTGGAC
It includes:
- a CDS encoding TetR/AcrR family transcriptional regulator codes for the protein MAKSSAPSRERIVAGAADLISRRGLNAASIREVAKHAKAPLGSTYHYFPEGKQQLATEAVRHGGDAVARLLRKELEAGPVAGLRAFLGLWRGVVVQSDFRAGCPVLAVSVEEPSDAEPPPALVAAAEAFDTWQRLLTEALCEQGVDPGRAPEIAALVVAAVEGAIAMCRAQRDTQPLDRVARQLEAVLAGAVSP
- the icmF gene encoding fused isobutyryl-CoA mutase/GTPase IcmF, which encodes MSDMHRPEHPVRLVTASALFDGHDASINIMRRIFQSQGAEVIHLGHNRSVQEVVDAALEEDAHGVAVSSYQGGHVEYFEYLVESLRAQGAEHVRVVGGGGGVIVPEEIARLRGSGVTIFSPEDGQRMGLAGMVNSVVRDCDFDLWDGGPAEVSAVLAGERFAVARAITGAELGKLPDGFLAQVRAAAAGRTVPVLGITGTGGSGKSSLTDELVRRFRVDQQDKLRIAVIAVDPTRRRGGGALLGDRIRMNSLDGNRVFFRSLATRGSHELPEHLSDVIDVVKAAGFDLVVVETPGIGQGDAAIVPFVDTSMYVMTPEFGAASQLEKIDMLDFADVVAINKFERRGAKDALRDVGRQLVRNREAFGKRPEDMPVYGTSAATFNDDGVTALYQHLRTVLAEEGLPLVQGALAPVEVRHSSGIRQVVPAERVRYLAEITDTVRAYHAETGELAEAARRVQRLETVAGELAAAGSDAANVESLLDGARRDLPREITEQIANWPAVVAAYSGDEQVVRIRDKEIRTSLTRESLSGNKVPRVALPRFTDHGELVRFWRAENLPGFFPFTAGVFPFKRDGEDPARMFAGEGDPFRTNRRFKLLSEGQPATRLSTAFDSVTLYGRDPDERPDIYGKVGTSGVSVATLDDMKALYDGFDLVAPTTSVSMTINGPAPTILAFFLNTAIDQQLDRFRTAEGRDPSPQEAAALRAGALANVRGTVQADILKEDQGQNTCLFSTEFSLRMMADIQEWFIQQKVRNFYSVSISGYHIAEAGANPISQLAFTLANGFTYVEAYLARGMRIDDFAPNLSFFFSNGMDPEYSVLGRVARRIWAVAMKEKYGANERSQKLKYHVQTSGRSLHAQEMDFNDIRTTLQALIAIYDNCNSLHTNAYDEAVTTPTEESVRRALAIQLIINREWGLAMNENPLQGSFIIDELTDLVEEAVLQEFERINERGGVLGAMETGYQRGRIQDESMLYEQRKHDGTLPLIGVNTFRNPHADTAEPGVVELARATEQEKHSQLERVRDYQAGHREQAHEALAALKDAAVGGDNVFAVLMDAARVCSLQQITDAFFEVGGQYRRNV
- a CDS encoding bifunctional 3-(3-hydroxy-phenyl)propionate/3-hydroxycinnamic acid hydroxylase, whose translation is MTDAFDADVAIVGLGPVGATAANLAGAHGLTAVAFDRATAVEPRPRAIGFDQEAMRTFGGLGLADALAPHVMPYRPSEYRNRHGQVIKRIDTAPPPHPLGWAPNYVFLQPELEKALRQRLAGVAGVEVRLGTAVTGVRTDAGGATVETVDGAGRRRTVRTRYVLACDGGSSGIRTRAGLPLRDLEFDEPWLVVDVLLHPGAGEDLPGTNVQYCEPARPSTFVVGPGRLRRWELMINKDEDPREMTEPRVVRELLSRWLDPGDYDLWRASAYRFHALVLRQWRAGRLFFLGDAAHMTPPFLAQGMCQGIRDASNLVWKLAAHRHGGAGDGLLDTYQREREPHVLQVTATAKEFGRIICERDETAAASRDAALLDELAARPGGTVRQSLIPGLRAGFLSPDGSPARGGILPQPRVTDSRGASGLLDEFTGDAFRLVLAEDADVRAAESALRAHEAEGGFPIRLVPLRRLDGPVPPGTYQEEVPLLATWLRSHGCDAVLARPDHYVFGGAPRAAEIGTLLAAARRQWSSSPSPSPIAE